The Rhinoraja longicauda isolate Sanriku21f chromosome 15, sRhiLon1.1, whole genome shotgun sequence genome includes the window cctgccaTCAGATcttctttaaatatttcccctctcactttaaacctatgtcctctagttttagactctatTACACTTGGTAATAGActgattatctaccctatctatgaccctcataattgtatatacttctctaATGTCATTTTCTGGGAGCTATGAACTAGTACTCCCTCAGTTTATAAAGGTTTCTAAGGTCCCTACTGTTTAGTATATATTTTTGGCAGGTATTAGATGATACAAAATATCACGCCTCACATTTTTTAGGATTAAATTACATCTGCCACTGCTTTCTAGAAACTTTCCAGCTAATCAATGTTCCTCTGTATCTGTAGGTACCATCTTCGCTATCAACGattccaccaatttttgtgttaACAGCAAACTTATTATCAGACCACCAatattctcatccaagtcatttggaTAGCTGACAAATAACAAAGGTCTCAATACTAATCCCTGTGGTACACCACCGGTTCCAGACTTCCAGTTAGGAAAAACTACCGTCTCCCCTCCTATTAGCAAACCAGTTTGGATCTAGTCTGCCAAAACACTTGGACCCCAATTGCCCTAACTCTCTGGATCAGCCCACCATGcaagaccttatcaaaagccttgttACAATCGATGTCTAACATACAATTGTCATTATCAATTTTCTTAGTACCGCTTCAAAAACACAATCAGATGTGTGAGGCAGCATTTCCTATGCACAAAACCCTGCCAACATGACCCAAACAATAATATAAAGAGGGCATTCCTGCTGACGCTGGTAATTCTTTATAAATTTGAATAAAATGATAGGGTTTTAACATGGACATAAGCAAAGTTACAAAAGCATATGTGGGAGGTGGAAAAATAAAAAAGCATTAAATGTGACAAGAGTACAACCATACATACATAATGCTTTACATTTTATGCTTCTGGTATCTGCTGGAAAATAGAATTAATGAAGAAATATTGCTCTGTGCTTTGGTTGTAATTATACATCAGTAAACCTGTGGGACACTGATGAAGCAGTCACATGCTTTCCCTTGCAAACTGTGCCATGTCGATGAGAAAAGAGTGATTGAGATCTGTAGTTACATATACTCTTCAAATGCAATTATAAATATGGAAAAATGATTGAAAAGTGGAAGCAGGTTTGGACTTCTAGATATGTCCAGAAATGGAatattaatttagattagtttaatttaatttagttaagtttaatgatatagcatagaaacatttATGCTGTCTTTGGGACGTAGGAGAAAGCCAGAGCACTGGAgggaaccccacgtggtcacagggtgaacatgcaaactccacacggacaataccccaggtcagcattgaacccaggtttctagcactgtgaggcagcagttgtaCCAGCTACACCATGATGCTACTCTCATGCATGGAGTAAAATTCAGTACAGCATGATTTCCTGATTAATTGCAAATTGTTGTAGCATTTCATTATGATAGAAGTAAAAAAACCATCTGTAGTGCTTCAGGTTTTGTACTATTGTTTATGCCACATCTTCTTTCAAAACTAGTTTCCTCATTATTGGAGACACCAAACACAGGTTGGATGGGCAAGCTGCTGAATTCTTCCTTCCCACCCAATCTGACTTCTCTGGCTTCTGTTTCCTGCACTCTTTCAATAAAGCTAACATAGACTCACGGAACAGAACTTGTCTTCCAATAAGGCATGTTATATACTTTTGGACGTAACACTGAGACCAATAAATTCAGATAACCATTTCAGCCAgtgtttgatgggccaaatgccttattctgttcctagaacatgaatttatgaacttatgaacttatatttcagatttccaccattcATCCTACTTTTCTCAGGTAATTTCTCATTATATTTTGTTTCATCCATTTACACCTTCTCTAGATGACATTTTGTTCCCTTATTTGAACTATTACCACCACCTTTCACCTTGCACCATCATGCTTTTGCCATTTAATCCCTCTTGACTTCCAACCTCTTACCTTTGTTCTATCCTCCACTTACCCACTCTTACACCCTTTCTCTGCATCTTAAAGTGTGACTGTCTCTCAATTTTTACCACTTCTGATTAAATATCATAACATGAATCTGTGAATCTTTTATCTCCACAGATCCTGTCTGCACAGCtaaaacatttccagcatttccaggttttattttgtttttatttcaggatcTCTTTCTCTAATAAAAGTTGGCCTTTTTGGTGACAATCAACTTGCCAGatcgattttttttaaatccaatatTTTAGAAATTCCTATATTTGTTTAGTTGCTGCACAGTTGCACAATATATACACATTATAGTTGAACTAATTGCCTCTCTTTTCACAAACCACTACTTACAATCAAATATGATTTTTAAGTATTTAATGAGAAGTAAAATATGTAACAGAAATCACTATTCTCATCAAAGGCTAAGTAATAAAATCAGGAGAAATGGCATCAatgaatctcccagttgctgctTACTCTGTTCTAATGTGCTTTGCTTTAATTTTCGGTGCTGTGCTGAAAGGTGACTGCACTGGaattaaaatgtaattaattCAGACAATATAACTTGGAGTTAAGGTAATATTTTCCCAACATTTCATCTTGTCTTCTTCATCTTGGGCATAATTAACTTTTTCAATGTAGTTTAGATATAGGCCAAGATTTTTAAGTGCTTCCAGACACAGTAAAGTATGATTGGCTGCTAGATTAAGTTCCATCTACATTGCCTCAACAACTACTTGCAGATAACGTACACATTACTCTATCAAGGACACAAAGTCATAAAAGCTAATGGTTTCACTTCTTGTTGCTTTGCAGATGGATCAGGAATTCACCGAGAGCCAATCAAAAACATTATTCATCTAGAGTgtataaacaaagaactgcagatgctgttttataccaaaggtagacacaaagtgctggagtaactcagcggttcaggcaacatctctggagagaaggggtgggtggtgtttcgggttgggaaccttcttcatatAGTTCTATGGAGTATTGTACTGGGATTTCCACATAATTTGGATCTATTTGTATTTTTAAATCAGCCAGATGTAAAAAAAGTGACAGACTTGCTAAGCATGATGATCACATATCACTTTTTTTAGTTGAGTTATGATGCTTACAATTATTGAGTCATAAGGCATTCCACAAAGATTTTCCAGTGATTCAGTGTGACCCAGAGCTCAGATCTAGCAAAACAGTTTGTAATATTTGTCCTACATTCCTGTTCACGATTAAATCCAGGGTAATTTTCAGCATGAATCCATCCACCTATTGTTTTGACTGACAAAATACAGTAGATTATACTTTGATACCACTAATGTTAAAATAtgggacaggtttctaaaagtcTGGTATATAATTCAGAGATCTGAATTAAAATCCCATTATAGTAGCTGGAAATTTAAACTCAGTTAATTGAATTAATTTGGACTGATTTGAATTAATCTATTATCAATAATAGTAATCATGATATTCCAGAAATGTTACCCATAGAATCCTGTCCGGCTCACTGATGCCATTTAGGAAAGAAAAATTGCTGCACTGATGTACATGTGATTAAATGTTGTTGATATTTAATTACTCTCAAAATGGTCTAACAAACAAAAGGATTTTCAAGAAAGTATCACCACTTTCTCAAAGGTAATTAGGTGTGGGCAAATGATGCTGAGTTTGAATgtaatgtgcaaaaaaaaaacagtgGAAAATTGGGTTGATTTCAATGTTCGCACTTTTTGGACTTTAAACAAGGAAATGAAATGGTTGATCAATATTTTACAGTGATAATTTGCATCTTGGTGGAAACTTGTTAACTGCTCTATTGCATATTAGCTCTAAGTGCTTGGAGATGAAAAAGTTATTGATCAGATAATTATAAATAGACTTTGTCAAGGAGTTACCTTGCAAAGCTTTTGAGGCTCTGTGGAAAAGAGAATTCTGAGAAACATATACAGTTACCGTTTAAagcagaaacaatagacaatagacaatagacaataggtgcaggaataggccattcggcccatcgagccagcaccatcattcaatgcgatcatggctgatcattctcaatcagtaccccgttcctgtcttctccccatatcccctgactgctatccttaagagctctatctagctctctcttgaatgcattcagagaattggcctccactgccttctgaggcagagaattccacagatttacaactctgactgaaaaggtttttcctcagctccgttctaaatggcctaccccttattcttaaactgtggcccctggttctggattcacccaacattgggaacatgtttcctgcctctaaagtgtccaaccccttaataatcttaaatgttttgataagatcccctctcacccttctaaattccagtgtatacaagcctagtcactccagtctttcaacatatgacagtcccgccattccgggaattaacctagtaaacctgcacaCCCTCaacagtaagaatatccttcctcaaatttggagaccaaaactgcacaacgtactccaggtgctgtctcactagggccctgtacaactgcagaaggacctctttgctcctatactcaactcctcttgttatgaaggccaacattccattggctgtctccactgcctgctgtacttacatgcttcctttcagtgtctgatgcaccaggacacccagatctcgttgtacgtccccttttcctaacttgacacaattcagataataatttgccttcctattcttaccaccaaagtggataacctgtcacaatctgtcctgttcactcacctgccagccacgcccaccacgttaagccaactcccctcacctgttcactcacctgctccagatcaccaatcaagccagtatataaacccttcctgcacacacactctttgccagattgttcttagccctcatgcaagactctccagcattctctcttagactgatttcccgttgccgaccctgcctgctcccgaccttcatgcctcgtcgtagccctggtgaacgcctcagtcttctgtccccgaccacgagcaggtagaaataaagctcattctaaaactacttccttgattccgtgtgctgcatttgggtctatccGCGGTCCGTtacataacctcacacttattcacattaaagtgcatctgccatgcatctgcccactcacacaacatgttcaagtcaccctgcaacatagCATCTtactcacagtttacactgccatccagctttgtgtcatctgcaaatttgctaatggtacttttatatTTACATAGCACCTCATCGGATCTCTCAGCAAATCCCAAAGTATCTCACTAAACTTCAGGAAGGTTAATGGTTTTAAGATACTATCCCTGTTGCTTAATCAATGAAATGAACAAGATGAATGACCAGTTGTTCTACTTTTATTCCAGTGATTTTCTAGGTACTAGATTCCTTATCATTTTACACGCTTTCCCACGATGTGGACTTCACTGATAAGCGCGGCATTTAttaaccatagacacaaaatgctggagtaatttatcgggtcaggcagcatctctgaagaaaaggaataggtgaaatttcttGTTATTTTCTATCCTTCTATCCTTCTGTCCAActgtccctttctccagagatgctgactgacctgctgagttactccaatatgctGTATCCATTTTGgtgtaaatctgcagttccttcctacattcacATTTATCGTGCATCTCCAGTTCCCCGGAACCGAACAGCAGCTAATCGTCAGCCACTTTTGTTATGGGTTTGATGTCGTAGATAGCACAGACAGAGTGGATTAGCGAGTAGATTACCTTCCCCGAAGAACATCAGGTGGGTATTTTACAACTATCCACCTGTTTCACTGTCTCCATTAGCAACTATTTCTTTCAAATTTATGTaatgaactgaatttaaattctcctgTCGTTATTGTGAGGATATAACCTTCTAGAATAtaatctatgtttctaacccataATTTCTGTGGATGATGGGACTGTTAACTGCCGCTTGAATCTCCAAAGCAACCATATCGGATGATAATATCGAATCGAAAGGATGGAACTTTTGTGCAACCAGCAATTTTTCCATTCTGCTCTCAGCTATTAACCTGATATGTACAAATTTCCTAACATCCATGGATTCTTCAAAATCTTCATCAGTTCTATCCACGATTTTACCCAACCCCATCTCTTCGTCTGATCCTGCACATATCTACCTGCACGCCTCAGTTCCTTTGAATGTGACCCTTGTGTGCATTCCCTCCCTTTCCTCCTCGACTGGTGGAAGAGGCTTTAGTCACGGCAATGGGAACTCCCTCGCCAACCATGACTTGTCGCTGTAGTGCTCTCTCGTATCCCACCTTTTGCACTCAGTTGCTCGTTCCCATCCCAAACTCTCCAAACATTCATTGACTTCCTCTTAACTACAATTCGTGACGTgccaacaatttttaaaaaaatcttacacGTGCATGTGATTGTTGAACTCTAACAAATTCAATGTATTATCACTCTCTCAGACAGAGTTGCAATGGTTATTGTAATCCCTTCCAGGTCCATTTGGAAAAAAACCCTACGAATTATAACTAAATAGCTCTCTCAACACGGCTGGGCCGCGAACAATGGCCTCTGACTGGTCAATTTTCACCTGAGGAGATGGATTTTGCTCATCTTATGCCCGTGTTCAAATGTCATGATTCAGAAAATGGTTATTTCCGGACATTGAGAAGACAATAAGAATTAAGGCACCTATAGCATCACAAAGTAAGGTTTCATCAATGTATGGATTTAAATACTTCTCAGTTAAAGCAAGTTCTAGGAATGTTTAATTACTTTCTCCTAAGTATACAGCGCCCACAGACGTGTACAGATTGCTTGAAGTAAACAGTGATAAGTTTCTGTAACAAATTCCCAGCCAAACCTTGAGTAGGGGTTTGCTACTCCCTCTGTCAGAACTGACATTCGTCAATTTCATCCAGGAGCAAGAAATCGCTGGAAGACGGAACCCACACCAGCCTGGACCAATGGTGGGACTGTATGGGCGGGTCCAGCCGACCGCCTGCCGGTCGGAGCTCCATGTACCAATGATCGGGGCGAGGGGCGGCCCGGGTGGCGTGTCCAGTAGCCGGCGCGAGTATAACTCAGTGACAAGCGGATGGAGTGTGATCGAGACAGCGTCAATTCAGCGctcacctgcacatgatccacttgCAAACATGATGTCCATGAACAGCAAGCAGCCTTTCGGCATGCACCCCATCCTGCATGAGCCCAAATACGCCACCCTGCACTCGAGCTCCGAGGCTATCCGGAGAGCCTGCCTACCCAACCCCACGGTAAGTACCGGCCGCTTCTCCCACCACAGCAGAAAATGTCTTGTCCAAAAAACGAACTACGCTAGTTTGGAAAGAATGTTTTAATTGATTACATTGCATCTGTTAATTTGAAGTATATACTCTGTTTTGTCATTTATCAAGAGGCGATTACTGATGGGTTCGTTCGTGGGATTGGTACAATTTTTTTGACACCCTAGAAATTATAGTAGAAGCAAACCCCAAAGTGGGAAGCGAGGTGTCCGAAAAGCGCGATCAGAGAAGTTATTTGAATCAAGATTATTTGGAATCGTTCGGTGCTTGTACAGCTAAACGTCCATTTGGTGTGTGGGCTAAGGGTTCAGACTGCATCATGTTTCATTAGTTTTTATCATGTTGCGAGTTGCATTAAATATCCTTGTCATCCACGCACGCATTGGTCCTGAGTCTTAAGAAATGCGGCCACTTCCTCGCGCCGAGATCAGTGACTTCCCTTTCATTATTGtgcgtgtgtgattgtgtgtgagtgtgtgagtatgagagtgtgtgtgcaaTTGATTAAATTTTGTCGCTGTCAACTGCAGAACGTCACGAAAGCAGGGGTAATGACCAACGCTGAAACTACTTCGCTGGAACTCCTGAGCTTAGAGTCAGGTGTCCATTCCGCTGGCGAGTTGTCAAAGACTCGGGGACCATGATTAAGTTACCGTCTTGTTCTCACTGCAGACTGCGGCCCTGATAATAACACGACCTTTTGCTTTTCATTTACAGTTGCAAAGCAATATTTTCGCCGGGCTTGATGAAACTTTGCTGTCCCGAGCCGAAGCCCTGGCAGCCGTGGATATTGTAACGCAGAAAAACCACCCCTTCAAGCCAGATGTCACCTACCATACAATGAGCAGCGTTTCCTGCACTCCGACCTCCGCTTCTGTACATCTACCCCACCCGTCGGTCCTGactacccacccccacccccaccaccacccccaccaccaccaccaccaccatcaccaccaggcGACCCAGGGCCTGGAAAGCGATCTCCTGGACCACCTGAACTCCGGCTTGTCCCTGAGCGGGCTGACAGGACCTGAGGTGGGATCCACGCCATCACATCCCCACGCACACATGCCTGGCATGAACCACATGTCACATCACCCACACCACCATCACCAGCCTATCAAcatttcccattcccacgctcTGTCGGCCCACATCGGTCTGGGATGCAACGAGGGCGAAGCAGATCCAAGGGAGCTCGAGTCCTTCGCAGAGAGATTCAAGCAGAGGAGGATCAAACTTGGAGTGACACAAGCCGACGTTGGGTCAGCCTTGGCCAACCTGAAGATCCCAG containing:
- the LOC144600382 gene encoding brain-specific homeobox/POU domain protein 3-like, with the protein product MMSMNSKQPFGMHPILHEPKYATLHSSSEAIRRACLPNPTLQSNIFAGLDETLLSRAEALAAVDIVTQKNHPFKPDVTYHTMSSVSCTPTSASVHLPHPSVLTTHPHPHHHPHHHHHHHHHQATQGLESDLLDHLNSGLSLSGLTGPEVGSTPSHPHAHMPGMNHMSHHPHHHHQPINISHSHALSAHIGLGCNEGEADPRELESFAERFKQRRIKLGVTQADVGSALANLKIPGVGCLSQSTICRFESLTLSHNNMIALKPILEAWLDEAERAQREKMTKPELFNGGDRKRKRTSIAAPEKRSLEAYFAVQPRPSSEKIAAIAEKLDLKKNVVRVWFCNQRQKQKRMKFSATH